The DNA region GAGCAGTTTCTAGGATTTGATCCTTGAGGTACTGCTCACGGGTCTGTAGTTCTGCCAGTAAATTGATAGCATCCTCCTCTTGTTGGTAAAGCTGCTCTTCTAGCGCCATCAACTCAAGATGGGGATTATCACGAAGAAACTCCTCTAATCGCGTTTCCAGAAAGCGGCTAAAGTCTTCAAATACGCCCATAGTCAGACCCAGGTTGACGCTGCTCCTCTATCCTGCCATAATCCCACGCGGACTGCCCTAAACCCGTGCAATGGTCACCGTCTCAGACTGATCTTGATATTTGCCCTGCCTAGCTTCATAGCTCACTTGGCAAGGCTCTCCTTCCAAGAACAGCAGTTGCACAATCCCCTCGTTCGCATAAATGCGACAGTCGGCGCTCGACGAGTTGGAAAATTCTAAGGTCAAATGCCCACGCCAGGCCGCCTCGGCGGGGGTTAGGTTGGCAATTATACCACAGCGTGCATACGTAGATTTACCGATACAAATTACGGTGATGTTGTCAGGAATACTTAGTTTTTCCAAGGCAACACCTAGACCATAGGAATGGGCCGGCAGGATGAAAAATTCACCGCTTTCATCTTGATGGAGCTGAGTTTGCACCAAGTTGTCTGGATTAAAGCATTTGGGATCGACCACGGTGCCAGGAATGTGTCGAAAGATACGAAACTCCGCTGGCGATAGGCGAATGTCATAGCCGTAGGAGGAGAGGCCATAGCTAATCACCAAGCGATCGCCCCCTGCCGACTCCAAGCGCCGCACGAGAGATGACTCGAAGGGCGCAATCATGCCCTGGTTAGCCATTTGATGAATCCACGTATCGTTTTTAATCATGATGGGCTTACGGCTTGCAGAGCAGGCAAAAAATGGGTTTAGGAACGGTAACTGCGTCGCAGTTCGGTAATTTGATCCGCAATATTGAGGATAGATTCGGGCATGTCGGGGCCAGTTAAAATCACATCCACTTGGCTGGGGCGCTGGTGCAGAAAGTCTAGAACCTCAGCTTCAGGAATGAGGCCAAATTTAGTTGCTAGGCTCAGTTCATCTAGCACGATCAGCGCATAGTCGCCGCTGTAGGCCGCCGTCTTGGTGTAGTCCCAAAGCGCTTGTAGGGCGATCGCCTCCGCCTCTTCGATATGGGGCGTATCGATACAGCGCGGCAAATCGCAGCGCAGCCAGGTGAGGTGCTGACCAAGCTGAACGGGGTGGTCGGGCCCTTGCTGA from Candidatus Obscuribacterales bacterium includes:
- the dcd gene encoding dCTP deaminase translates to MIKNDTWIHQMANQGMIAPFESSLVRRLESAGGDRLVISYGLSSYGYDIRLSPAEFRIFRHIPGTVVDPKCFNPDNLVQTQLHQDESGEFFILPAHSYGLGVALEKLSIPDNITVICIGKSTYARCGIIANLTPAEAAWRGHLTLEFSNSSSADCRIYANEGIVQLLFLEGEPCQVSYEARQGKYQDQSETVTIARV
- a CDS encoding P-loop NTPase family protein, giving the protein MVSQIETHALNDHRPFCHTIEGLIQVFTGPHRSFFTSVMAQSLRLAGQGTPVLVVQFLKGGIQQGPDHPVQLGQHLTWLRCDLPRCIDTPHIEEAEAIALQALWDYTKTAAYSGDYALIVLDELSLATKFGLIPEAEVLDFLHQRPSQVDVILTGPDMPESILNIADQITELRRSYRS